From Geitlerinema sp. PCC 9228, one genomic window encodes:
- the sodN gene encoding superoxide dismutase, Ni produces the protein MLKQAIAQIKRRFPAPEVSAHCDGPCGVYDPASARIAAEAVVSLTNKILNLDPPQGNDQATLASYHNTLARYIQIKEEQAEITKREILILWTDYFKPHHLERYPDLHDKVWKATKLCSTCKQKIDLDSANQLMDYVKEIHDIFWTTKERNDVVWYKAS, from the coding sequence GTGCTCAAACAAGCAATTGCGCAGATCAAGCGTCGGTTCCCGGCACCAGAAGTTAGCGCCCACTGCGATGGTCCTTGTGGCGTATACGATCCTGCTTCTGCACGCATTGCCGCGGAAGCTGTCGTTTCGCTAACCAACAAAATCCTCAACCTCGATCCACCGCAAGGGAACGACCAGGCTACCCTAGCCAGCTATCACAACACCCTGGCTCGCTACATCCAGATTAAGGAAGAGCAAGCAGAAATTACCAAGCGGGAAATCCTTATTCTGTGGACTGACTATTTCAAACCCCATCACCTAGAACGCTATCCAGACTTACACGATAAAGTGTGGAAAGCGACCAAGCTCTGCTCCACTTGTAAGCAAAAGATTGACTTGGATAGCGCCAACCAGCTCATGGATTACGTTAAAGAAATCCATGATATCTTCTGGACTACCAAAGAACGCAACGACGTTGTCTGGTACAAAGCCAGCTAA
- the sodX gene encoding nickel-type superoxide dismutase maturation protease, producing MSVGETLPRCSYWELFLWILRRRSRFRVSGYSMTPLLQPGEEILVDPQAYRHHSPKLGDIVVARHPERHDLQLVKWIGAVRRDGQCFLIGNNLTESTDSRTFGWVSSDCLLGRVTSRFQ from the coding sequence GTGTCTGTAGGCGAAACGCTCCCCCGTTGCAGTTATTGGGAGTTGTTCTTGTGGATTTTGCGGCGTCGTTCGCGCTTTCGTGTGAGCGGTTACTCCATGACTCCCTTGCTGCAACCAGGCGAAGAAATTCTCGTCGATCCCCAAGCCTACAGACACCATAGTCCCAAGCTGGGGGATATTGTTGTCGCCAGACATCCCGAACGCCACGATTTACAATTGGTTAAATGGATCGGGGCGGTACGTCGGGATGGACAATGTTTTCTCATCGGTAACAATCTCACCGAGAGTACAGATAGCCGTACTTTTGGTTGGGTTTCCTCGGATTGTTTGCTTGGTCGCGTTACCAGTCGCTTTCAATAA
- the tsaA gene encoding tRNA (N6-threonylcarbamoyladenosine(37)-N6)-methyltransferase TrmO yields the protein MEISYRSIGTIRSPFEDIAGMPIQPSGAKGVEGTIEIFPEFADGLQDLEGFSHIILIFHFHKVTASNLQVTPFLDTMKRGVLATRSPKRPNPIGLSIVKLNHRADNILYVENIDILDGTPLLDIKPYVPEFDEQTVERLGWLEDAKGKVKHKRSDDRFR from the coding sequence ATGGAAATTTCCTATCGTTCGATTGGTACCATTCGCAGTCCCTTTGAAGACATTGCTGGTATGCCCATCCAGCCTTCTGGGGCAAAAGGCGTAGAGGGAACTATAGAAATTTTCCCCGAGTTTGCCGATGGATTGCAAGATTTGGAAGGGTTTTCCCATATTATTTTAATTTTCCATTTTCATAAAGTAACTGCAAGCAACTTGCAGGTCACACCTTTTCTGGATACCATGAAACGTGGGGTTTTGGCAACGCGATCGCCCAAACGACCCAATCCCATCGGTTTATCTATTGTAAAACTAAACCATCGAGCAGATAATATCCTGTATGTAGAGAATATAGACATTCTAGACGGTACCCCCTTGCTAGATATCAAACCCTACGTTCCCGAATTCGACGAACAAACGGTGGAACGGTTAGGTTGGTTGGAAGACGCTAAAGGCAAGGTAAAACACAAGCGTTCCGACGACCGGTTTCGATAA